A DNA window from Leptolyngbya sp. SIO1E4 contains the following coding sequences:
- a CDS encoding IS1 family transposase (programmed frameshift) — protein sequence MSSALPPCPDCGSSNIVKNGKIHTGKQNHKCKECLRQFVEDPQNKIIDEATKHLIDNLLLEKIPLAGIARVAEVSEVWLQQYVNAKYAQVERQVQVRAQKKARLMIECDEAWSFVANKGNKQWIWLAINRDTREIVGVHIGDRSRAGAQAFWDSMPPIYRQCAVCYTDFWEAYERVLPAKRHRAVGKESGQTNHIERFNGTLRQRVSRLVRKTLSFSKKLENHIGAIWSFIHHYNASLPV from the exons ATGTCCTCTGCCTTACCCCCTTGCCCCGACTGCGGTTCCTCGAATATCGTCAAAAACGGCAAAATTCACACCGGTAAACAGAATCATAAGTGCAAAGAGTGTTTACGGCAGTTCGTGGAAGATCCGCAAAACAAAATCATTGATGAGGCCACCAAGCACTTAATTGATAACCTGTTGCTGGAAAAGATTCCTTTGGCAGGCATTGCCCGTGTAGCGGAGGTTTCAGAGGTCTGGCTGCAGCAATATGTCAATGCCAAATATGCCCAAGTCGAGCGTCAGGTGCAGGTCAGGGCTCAAAAAAAGGC GCGCTTGATGATCGAGTGTGATGAAGCCTGGTCGTTCGTCGCCAACAAAGGCAACAAGCAATGGATTTGGCTGGCTATCAATCGCGACACGCGGGAAATTGTCGGTGTCCATATTGGCGACCGCAGCCGTGCCGGTGCTCAAGCCTTCTGGGATTCGATGCCGCCTATCTACCGCCAATGCGCCGTTTGCTACACCGATTTCTGGGAAGCCTATGAGCGTGTTCTGCCCGCCAAACGGCATCGGGCCGTCGGCAAAGAAAGTGGCCAAACCAATCACATTGAGCGGTTCAATGGCACCTTGCGGCAGCGCGTATCGAGGCTCGTGCGTAAAACGTTGTCGTTCTCGAAAAAGCTCGAAAATCACATTGGCGCGATCTGGTCCTTCATCCACCACTACAACGCATCCTTACCTGTTTAG
- a CDS encoding WD40 repeat domain-containing protein, translating into MLPIPDDDHSGVEDPPKSREDVQQKSPGWIELILQRARSHPPYNTFHWPRIILAFCVIAAGLSGLGLFVRLHSPTTDDEHEPPEFVDSSQIGSHAEILDVRVSASDAYVALLSANNFLQLRNIEEREFQDRSVEGLVPNNPEERNTTAIDFRPGYEDEFFAVYRTHGNGELWEIALENNVAQKICKLKDSKTGEYHLETNGNSSLPFLVVASNSDAAPEIYALRISPEISVNEGFCQHLKPRLNLRLSEPSMMPSAGAIDLDFNPAHGGLVFATAHSNNEIYLWQICTSDAPEPCVDDTSEHLMLLAPPWSSQENDPIYSISFNSNGTYLAVGYESGRIKLLPIENAIISDARTVEISSNSDTHIGDTIVSFDPVDPDILFSAGETGEIGTSHILRRWSTKEIEESDDLVRLLSKSIPFENNITKLQGLSSQNSNTVLIVVEQQKGLFSLVIEQFE; encoded by the coding sequence GTGCTACCAATACCAGATGACGATCACTCTGGTGTTGAAGACCCACCTAAGTCAAGGGAAGATGTCCAGCAGAAATCTCCTGGCTGGATAGAACTGATATTACAACGTGCGCGATCGCACCCACCTTACAACACATTCCATTGGCCTAGAATCATACTTGCCTTTTGCGTAATTGCCGCAGGTCTTTCCGGCTTAGGTTTGTTTGTCAGATTACATAGCCCTACTACCGATGATGAACATGAACCACCTGAATTTGTCGATTCATCACAGATAGGCAGCCACGCTGAGATTTTAGATGTGCGCGTCAGTGCTAGTGATGCATACGTGGCACTGTTGAGTGCAAACAACTTCCTGCAATTACGAAACATAGAAGAACGCGAGTTTCAAGATCGTTCAGTAGAGGGGCTAGTCCCTAACAATCCAGAAGAAAGAAATACCACCGCGATAGATTTTCGACCAGGATATGAAGACGAGTTTTTTGCAGTCTATAGAACCCACGGTAACGGAGAACTTTGGGAAATAGCCTTAGAGAATAATGTAGCTCAAAAAATCTGTAAGCTAAAGGATAGTAAAACAGGAGAATACCATCTAGAAACAAACGGTAATAGCAGCCTCCCTTTTTTAGTAGTTGCCAGCAACTCAGATGCAGCACCAGAAATTTATGCTTTGAGGATCTCGCCAGAGATATCAGTAAATGAAGGTTTCTGTCAGCATTTAAAGCCTCGTTTAAACCTTAGATTATCTGAGCCAAGTATGATGCCAAGCGCAGGTGCAATTGATCTTGATTTTAATCCTGCTCACGGAGGCTTAGTTTTTGCGACGGCTCACAGCAATAACGAGATTTATTTGTGGCAGATATGCACCAGTGATGCCCCTGAGCCCTGTGTTGACGATACCTCTGAGCATTTAATGCTACTTGCTCCACCTTGGTCTAGTCAGGAAAACGATCCAATATACTCGATCAGCTTTAACTCCAACGGAACATATTTGGCAGTTGGCTATGAGAGCGGAAGAATTAAACTGCTACCGATAGAAAATGCAATTATTTCTGATGCTAGAACTGTAGAGATATCCTCAAACTCTGATACTCATATAGGAGATACTATTGTCAGCTTTGATCCAGTCGATCCAGATATTCTCTTCTCAGCTGGTGAGACCGGTGAAATAGGAACTAGCCACATTCTTAGGAGGTGGAGCACCAAAGAGATCGAAGAATCAGATGATTTGGTCAGGCTGCTTTCAAAATCTATTCCTTTTGAAAATAATATTACAAAACTCCAAGGATTATCCTCTCAAAATTCAAATACTGTACTCATTGTTGTAGAACAACAGAAGGGTTTATTTTCCCTGGTGATTGAACAGTTCGAATAA
- a CDS encoding tetratricopeptide repeat protein, with translation MRLGRPAAGGMLAVLLSAGSPGQPLSARVTPQQQGTTQPEIGQLDEHSQILDEDSNPLLQRADELSAQAIELFQQGRYSEAGPLFLEALAIRREQLGDRHPHVASSLHYLASLYRVQGRYSEAGPLFLEALAIRREQLGDRHPHVASSLHNLALLYHDQGRYSEAEPLHLDALAIRREQLGERHFHVATSLNNLAALYRAQGRYSEAEPLQLEALAIDREQLGERHFHVASSLHNLAALYWDQGRYSEVEPLQLEALAITREQLGERHPQVADRLNNLAALYRAQGRYSEAEPLQLEALAIDREQLGERHPQVASSLNTLALLYHDQGRYSEAEPLYRDALAIFREQLGERHRQVANGLNNLAELYRDQGLYSEAEPLYREALAIFREHLGEHHPDVATSLNNLALLYQDQGRYSEAEPLHLDALAIRREQLGERHPHVANGLNSLAILYGFQGNLPQAIRSLQAGLAIEEQHLELNLATLAEAQRQAYAATLMGSTNSAISLHLQIAPDNPEATKLALTTLLRRKGRLLESGLNSLQVLRQNLTPEAQAMLDQLTAKRQALAALVYNPPTTLTTAQYQAQLMQLEQDANQLEAALARSSARYQAESTPVEIATLQEQIPAHGVLVEYIRYRPYDATNPANSWGAPRYAAYLLFPDGRIEAVDLGEAAAIDAAVNAFSRELRQGALSVSSLTSLEAATRNLQSRIFDPIAPYLADQEHLLISPDSELNRIPFEALQTEAGGDYLVQRYQISYLNSGRDLLTLDVTEPSTTPALILANPDYDTADSSVPIAQASSSSQPDTRSLGDNRRSIELQDLEFGPLPGTATEAEAIADVLPNATILTEAQASENILKTVAAPRILHIATHGFFLENANPSSPGSRSGLAVVLDENAPTNSPVGVAVENPLLRSGLALAGFNARSSGDEDGVLTALEAANLNLFGTQLVVLSACDTGLGDIANGEGIYGLRRAFTLAGAETQLMSLWLVSDDGTSDLMARYYDKLTSGMGRGEALRETQLEMIREGERYSHPYYWASFILAGDWRPLE, from the coding sequence ATGAGGCTAGGGCGACCGGCTGCAGGTGGAATGCTGGCAGTGCTGCTGTCGGCAGGAAGCCCTGGACAACCCCTGTCAGCAAGGGTAACCCCACAGCAGCAGGGAACAACTCAACCAGAAATCGGGCAACTCGATGAGCATAGCCAAATTCTGGACGAGGACAGCAACCCCTTGCTCCAGCGCGCCGATGAACTCAGCGCGCAAGCCATTGAGCTGTTCCAACAAGGCCGCTACAGTGAGGCGGGACCGCTCTTTCTGGAAGCCCTGGCGATTCGTCGCGAGCAGTTGGGGGACCGCCATCCCCATGTGGCTAGCAGTCTCCACTACCTGGCCTCGCTATACCGAGTCCAAGGCCGCTACAGTGAGGCGGGACCGCTCTTTCTGGAAGCCCTGGCGATTCGTCGCGAGCAGTTGGGGGACCGCCATCCCCATGTGGCTAGCAGTCTCCACAATCTGGCCTTGCTATACCACGACCAAGGCCGCTACAGCGAGGCGGAACCGCTCCATCTAGACGCCCTGGCGATTCGTCGCGAGCAGTTGGGGGAGCGCCATTTCCATGTGGCCACTAGTCTCAACAACCTAGCAGCGCTGTACCGAGCCCAAGGCCGCTACAGCGAGGCGGAACCGCTACAGCTGGAAGCCCTAGCAATTGATCGTGAGCAGTTGGGGGAGCGCCATTTCCATGTGGCTAGCAGTCTCCACAACCTGGCAGCGCTCTACTGGGATCAAGGCCGCTACAGTGAGGTAGAACCGCTACAGCTGGAAGCCCTAGCAATTACTCGCGAGCAACTGGGGGAGCGCCATCCCCAGGTGGCTGACCGTCTCAACAACCTAGCAGCGCTGTACCGAGCCCAAGGCCGCTACAGCGAGGCGGAACCGCTACAGCTGGAAGCCCTAGCAATTGATCGCGAGCAACTGGGGGAGCGCCATCCCCAGGTGGCTAGCAGTCTCAACACCTTGGCCTTGCTATACCACGACCAAGGCCGCTACAGCGAGGCAGAACCACTCTATCGAGACGCCCTGGCGATTTTTCGCGAGCAGTTGGGGGAGCGCCATCGCCAGGTGGCCAACGGTCTTAACAACCTGGCAGAGCTGTATCGAGATCAAGGCCTCTACAGCGAGGCGGAACCACTCTATCGAGAAGCCCTAGCAATTTTTCGCGAGCATCTAGGGGAGCACCATCCTGATGTGGCCACCAGTCTCAATAACCTGGCCTTGTTGTACCAGGACCAAGGCCGCTACAGCGAGGCAGAACCACTCCATCTAGACGCCCTGGCAATTCGTCGCGAGCAGCTGGGGGAGCGCCATCCCCATGTGGCCAACGGTCTCAATAGCCTGGCAATACTGTACGGGTTTCAAGGCAACCTCCCCCAAGCCATTCGCTCGCTGCAGGCAGGGCTCGCGATAGAGGAACAGCACTTGGAGCTTAACCTGGCGACACTGGCGGAGGCTCAACGCCAAGCCTATGCCGCTACCCTCATGGGTAGCACTAACAGTGCCATCTCCCTGCATCTACAAATAGCCCCCGATAATCCTGAAGCCACGAAACTTGCCCTCACGACGCTGCTGCGTCGCAAGGGACGCCTGCTGGAGTCGGGCCTTAACAGTTTGCAAGTCCTCCGGCAAAATCTGACGCCGGAAGCCCAAGCCATGCTCGACCAACTAACGGCGAAACGCCAGGCACTCGCGGCCCTGGTTTACAATCCACCCACGACGCTCACAACAGCACAGTATCAAGCTCAGCTCATGCAACTGGAGCAGGACGCCAACCAACTGGAGGCCGCCCTTGCCCGCAGCAGTGCACGCTATCAGGCGGAGAGTACCCCGGTTGAAATCGCCACGCTCCAGGAGCAGATTCCGGCTCACGGTGTGCTGGTGGAATACATCCGCTATCGTCCTTACGATGCCACCAATCCTGCGAATTCCTGGGGGGCTCCTCGTTACGCGGCCTATCTGCTCTTTCCCGATGGCCGTATTGAAGCGGTGGACCTGGGTGAGGCGGCGGCCATTGATGCGGCCGTCAATGCCTTCAGCCGCGAACTCAGACAGGGGGCACTTTCGGTTTCATCCCTCACATCTTTGGAAGCGGCAACTCGCAATCTCCAATCCCGTATCTTTGACCCCATCGCTCCCTATCTGGCTGACCAAGAGCACCTGCTCATTTCCCCTGACAGTGAGCTTAATCGCATTCCCTTTGAAGCGTTGCAGACTGAGGCTGGGGGTGACTATCTCGTGCAGCGCTATCAGATTAGCTATCTGAACTCCGGGCGTGACTTGCTGACGTTGGATGTGACAGAACCCAGTACAACGCCGGCGCTCATCCTGGCCAATCCTGACTACGATACTGCCGACAGTTCCGTTCCGATTGCCCAAGCTTCCTCAAGCTCACAACCTGACACCCGCAGCTTAGGAGACAATCGCCGCTCCATCGAATTGCAAGACCTCGAATTTGGTCCCCTGCCGGGGACCGCGACTGAGGCGGAAGCCATTGCTGACGTATTGCCCAATGCCACTATCCTGACGGAAGCTCAGGCCAGTGAGAACATCCTCAAGACGGTCGCCGCTCCCCGCATTCTGCACATCGCTACCCATGGATTCTTCTTGGAAAACGCCAACCCTTCTAGCCCTGGTAGTCGAAGCGGCTTAGCAGTCGTGCTCGACGAGAACGCCCCGACCAATTCCCCTGTGGGCGTAGCGGTTGAAAACCCGCTGCTGCGCTCTGGTTTGGCGTTAGCCGGATTCAATGCTCGCAGTAGTGGTGATGAGGATGGGGTGCTCACGGCCCTGGAGGCGGCTAACCTCAATTTGTTTGGCACCCAATTGGTAGTACTCTCGGCTTGCGACACCGGATTGGGAGACATTGCCAACGGCGAAGGCATCTATGGGTTAAGACGAGCCTTTACCCTTGCCGGAGCGGAAACTCAGCTGATGAGTTTATGGCTGGTGAGTGATGATGGGACCAGTGACCTCATGGCTCGCTATTATGACAAGCTGACGAGCGGCATGGGTCGCGGTGAGGCGCTGCGCGAAACCCAGTTAGAGATGATTCGTGAGGGGGAACGGTACAGCCACCCTTATTATTGGGCGTCCTTCATCCTGGCTGGGGATTGGCGACCTTTAGAGTAA
- the cmr4 gene encoding type III-B CRISPR module RAMP protein Cmr4 produces MYHTAFGIIETLAPLHVGASAGEETGNLNLVFRDQFTQTGIIPGSSIRGRFRADMRGKIDRDEQEWYGHQAVKRADANGEDDGTTEALVKFEYASLVWLPVFCPGQPIVWVTCPRLLQRYKLLAKMNKGIQVPEPYTAAKSLQARPVESNRKVLFFNLGFLTIEHEASLANWIPPGTTLKEENLVVVADNDIAMIHDMALYRQSRVKLSDTEKKVDGGAFFNVEALPEGTVMVFLIALKRLGWQPFGKDENSAELYFGGLESIGFGHCKVTLGGKY; encoded by the coding sequence ATGTATCACACTGCCTTTGGCATTATTGAAACCTTGGCCCCGCTCCATGTAGGGGCCAGCGCTGGTGAGGAAACCGGCAATCTTAACCTGGTGTTTCGCGATCAGTTTACTCAGACCGGGATTATTCCGGGTAGTTCTATCCGTGGCCGCTTTCGGGCGGATATGCGAGGCAAAATTGACCGAGATGAACAGGAGTGGTATGGTCACCAGGCTGTGAAGCGGGCGGACGCCAACGGCGAAGATGATGGCACAACTGAAGCCCTGGTGAAGTTTGAATATGCCTCCCTGGTGTGGCTGCCGGTCTTTTGCCCAGGGCAACCCATTGTTTGGGTCACTTGTCCACGTCTTTTGCAACGCTACAAACTTCTGGCGAAAATGAATAAAGGCATTCAGGTGCCGGAGCCATACACTGCCGCTAAGAGTTTGCAGGCTCGACCGGTTGAGAGCAACCGGAAGGTCTTATTCTTTAATCTTGGGTTTTTAACCATTGAGCACGAAGCCAGCCTAGCCAACTGGATTCCCCCAGGGACTACCCTCAAGGAAGAAAATCTAGTTGTGGTTGCCGACAATGACATCGCCATGATTCATGACATGGCGCTCTATCGGCAGAGTCGCGTCAAGCTTTCTGATACCGAGAAAAAGGTTGACGGTGGAGCCTTCTTCAATGTAGAAGCCCTGCCGGAAGGGACGGTGATGGTGTTTCTAATTGCCCTCAAGCGCCTCGGGTGGCAGCCCTTTGGGAAAGATGAAAACTCCGCAGAGCTTTATTTCGGCGGGTTAGAGTCCATTGGTTTTGGCCACTGTAAAGTCACCTTGGGAGGCAAGTACTAA
- a CDS encoding CRISPR-associated protein Cmr3 yields MTETSTFTHRILIQPLGLLYGSKGRFLSPENLVGRSGSHFPPDTPTLSGLFAAHYRGDRSILDDLKLAGPFWAKHSQPASVYVPTPSHCGAMFHREVMVDGLVNSDFCFKDGLVSLFSYWQEDCWQSYATQWAESEDYKKYPDATWIAVSDWPKVRSLAAFQKTLADGQTIPVKTSPWKAVPHLHPRLREDERRSVGKEDNQGSLFLEYGIQLHPEVCLVYLSTVPLPEGSYRFGGEGHIVQVTSEPIQPEEPICQLLDTPTELDKSFAIACPAVWGSNRLSYRAPFRDKDSGALSWPDNPVKALLTQRPSAFRFRLGNQQDSSGQSVHGERQPKLLSRGRYAVPAGSIYVLEKPLEPWRNWPSGRWPDEGWFPYEGFSFKRWGCALALPLEIVAS; encoded by the coding sequence ATGACTGAAACATCCACCTTCACCCACCGCATTTTGATTCAGCCGTTGGGCCTGCTCTACGGCAGCAAGGGGCGTTTTCTGTCACCGGAAAATTTAGTGGGGCGATCAGGTTCCCATTTTCCACCCGATACGCCGACCCTGTCGGGTCTGTTTGCCGCCCACTACAGGGGCGATCGCTCTATCCTGGATGACTTGAAGCTAGCTGGGCCGTTTTGGGCAAAGCACTCACAACCTGCCAGCGTCTATGTACCGACGCCTTCCCACTGTGGGGCTATGTTTCACCGTGAGGTCATGGTTGACGGCTTGGTCAATAGCGATTTTTGCTTCAAAGACGGTTTAGTCAGCCTGTTCTCTTATTGGCAAGAGGATTGCTGGCAGTCCTACGCTACTCAATGGGCAGAGAGTGAAGACTACAAAAAGTATCCAGATGCCACCTGGATTGCGGTATCAGATTGGCCCAAAGTGCGATCGCTGGCAGCATTCCAGAAGACCCTGGCGGACGGTCAGACTATCCCAGTTAAAACAAGTCCGTGGAAAGCAGTGCCCCATCTGCATCCAAGATTACGGGAAGACGAACGTCGCAGCGTCGGTAAGGAGGATAACCAGGGCAGTCTGTTCTTGGAATATGGTATTCAGCTGCATCCAGAGGTGTGTCTGGTCTACTTATCTACCGTGCCTTTGCCCGAGGGCAGCTATCGCTTCGGCGGCGAAGGCCACATCGTGCAGGTCACGTCTGAACCCATTCAGCCCGAGGAACCGATTTGTCAATTGTTAGACACTCCAACAGAACTCGACAAAAGCTTTGCGATCGCCTGTCCGGCGGTGTGGGGATCTAACCGACTGTCCTATCGCGCTCCGTTTCGGGACAAGGACTCCGGCGCTCTCAGCTGGCCTGACAACCCGGTAAAAGCACTGCTGACCCAACGACCCAGCGCCTTTCGATTTCGGCTAGGTAATCAGCAGGATAGTAGCGGTCAGAGTGTCCACGGAGAGCGTCAGCCCAAGCTGCTCTCTAGAGGGCGCTATGCCGTCCCAGCAGGAAGTATCTATGTGTTGGAGAAACCCCTAGAACCGTGGCGCAACTGGCCGAGTGGCCGGTGGCCTGATGAGGGGTGGTTTCCCTATGAAGGCTTTTCCTTCAAACGCTGGGGCTGTGCCCTGGCCCTCCCCTTGGAGATTGTCGCAAGTTAA
- a CDS encoding O-antigen ligase family protein — translation MNVSLVYTFLFAGSIILINPWGSALNLVNTGRAEIWTHPKVFVVAAVTLVNFFQIAIRNHQRQDNTSDYSSHKVFAKLWVSYIAVAAIATVLSPFPMHSLLGHSVLGDGLLYWLLVGAFSCSNAFLLTVRPDLFKPQLYGFLVGGSILALSIFPQLVDWRIDYTAISGQISKYDNQLLESGIWQMQMPIGLYSNRGYAAFVLASVSGLSLVSTLKQWVSRRLGVFCFCLMGLALVATQARAGIVALLIGITYWLITEYYRAGRVSHRQLQQNKLLWIGLLAGAICAAYSIHSLLGGILSWEHSILTTLQDGSTGRFYLWSVAVKGILARPWIGWGFNGFGIAQLFVGDWDGRLSSYIPEGSSIAQILQIYESTFAFLGPDGEIYTGSVLTHKAHNLILDLLLSTGLLGLVAYGALFSFGFWCLTKSKLCSLTTIAIVYLVFTQFWFESAQYSHVFWWVLSLGIAIQGKKGHV, via the coding sequence ATGAACGTTTCATTGGTATATACGTTTCTGTTTGCTGGAAGTATTATTCTAATCAACCCCTGGGGTTCAGCTCTAAACTTAGTCAATACGGGACGAGCAGAGATTTGGACACATCCAAAAGTATTTGTAGTTGCGGCTGTTACCTTAGTCAACTTTTTTCAAATAGCTATTCGCAATCATCAAAGACAGGACAATACTTCAGACTACTCTTCTCACAAGGTATTTGCCAAACTTTGGGTTAGCTATATTGCAGTTGCCGCAATTGCGACAGTGTTGAGCCCGTTTCCCATGCATTCTTTGCTGGGTCATTCTGTTTTGGGTGATGGTCTACTCTATTGGCTATTGGTAGGCGCTTTTTCTTGTAGCAATGCCTTCTTGCTCACAGTTAGACCAGACCTATTCAAGCCTCAACTATACGGGTTTCTCGTTGGTGGGAGTATTTTAGCCTTAAGCATCTTCCCACAGCTTGTAGACTGGCGTATTGACTACACAGCTATCTCGGGTCAAATTAGCAAATACGACAATCAGCTATTGGAAAGCGGTATTTGGCAAATGCAAATGCCAATCGGCCTATACTCCAACCGAGGCTATGCGGCTTTCGTGTTAGCCAGCGTTTCAGGGCTCAGCTTAGTTTCCACCTTAAAACAGTGGGTGTCGCGTAGACTAGGCGTTTTCTGTTTCTGCCTTATGGGTCTCGCTTTAGTCGCTACTCAGGCACGAGCGGGTATTGTTGCTCTCCTGATAGGAATTACGTACTGGCTCATAACAGAATATTACCGAGCAGGACGTGTTTCGCATCGGCAGTTACAGCAAAATAAACTTCTCTGGATTGGACTATTGGCTGGGGCTATCTGTGCTGCCTACAGCATTCACTCCCTTCTTGGTGGAATTTTAAGTTGGGAACACAGCATTCTGACAACCCTGCAAGACGGGTCAACTGGAAGATTTTACCTCTGGTCAGTGGCTGTAAAGGGAATCCTAGCTCGTCCTTGGATCGGTTGGGGCTTTAATGGCTTTGGCATCGCCCAATTATTTGTAGGAGATTGGGATGGTCGGCTAAGCAGCTATATCCCTGAGGGGTCAAGCATCGCCCAAATCTTGCAAATCTATGAATCGACATTTGCTTTCTTAGGTCCTGATGGTGAAATTTACACCGGCAGTGTCCTTACGCACAAAGCTCACAACTTAATTTTAGATTTGCTTCTGTCAACTGGACTATTAGGCTTAGTAGCCTACGGAGCACTATTTAGCTTTGGCTTTTGGTGCCTTACTAAATCGAAATTGTGCTCCTTAACAACCATTGCAATCGTTTATCTTGTCTTCACCCAATTTTGGTTTGAGTCGGCTCAGTACAGTCATGTATTTTGGTGGGTTCTGAGTCTGGGAATAGCAATCCAAGGAAAGAAAGGCCATGTTTAG
- a CDS encoding toll/interleukin-1 receptor domain-containing protein, with protein sequence MRDFFISYNRHDADWAEWIAWILEENGYTVTIQAWDFRPGGNFAVDMNEAIKNSKRTIAVLSETYLESDFTLPEWAAAFINDPTSKKRKLLPIRVKPCEPDGLLRGIVYTDLIGKSEEEAETALLRAVSKTRDKPGVKPSFPGKTPLRERLIQTKKAFPTAEIEQDKKTIEDSYADIIMPKRKLSSGERRALKDRLTKLLPEQLTEFIDDYAESSKRYMPSSDSSPSERVSKLLEWADSEAGLGSVSLRDSLDEFIDLIKNPDPR encoded by the coding sequence GTGAGAGACTTTTTCATCAGCTACAACCGCCACGATGCAGACTGGGCCGAGTGGATTGCTTGGATCCTTGAGGAAAACGGTTACACCGTCACAATTCAAGCATGGGACTTTCGTCCTGGCGGCAACTTCGCAGTGGATATGAATGAGGCAATCAAGAACAGTAAGCGTACGATCGCTGTGCTGTCAGAGACTTATCTTGAATCTGATTTTACCTTGCCTGAGTGGGCGGCAGCTTTCATCAATGATCCAACTAGCAAAAAGCGTAAGCTTTTACCAATTAGGGTAAAGCCATGCGAACCTGACGGTCTGCTACGAGGTATTGTTTATACTGACTTGATTGGAAAGTCTGAAGAGGAAGCAGAAACAGCTTTACTGCGGGCAGTAAGTAAAACCAGAGATAAACCTGGTGTTAAGCCTAGCTTCCCTGGTAAAACTCCTCTCAGGGAGAGACTTATTCAAACTAAAAAGGCTTTTCCTACGGCAGAAATTGAGCAGGATAAAAAAACGATTGAAGATTCTTACGCTGATATAATCATGCCGAAAAGAAAACTCTCTTCTGGTGAACGTCGTGCTCTGAAAGATCGGCTCACTAAATTACTTCCTGAACAACTTACTGAATTTATAGATGATTACGCCGAATCTTCTAAGCGCTACATGCCGTCGTCTGATTCTTCGCCCAGTGAGCGTGTGTCTAAGTTGCTTGAGTGGGCAGACAGCGAAGCTGGACTTGGCTCAGTTTCATTAAGAGATTCACTGGATGAATTCATAGACTTAATAAAAAACCCTGACCCTCGGTAG